In a genomic window of Ralstonia nicotianae:
- a CDS encoding peroxiredoxin produces MPVTLDQPLPDFSAPATSGLTFSLAGQRGKVVVLYFYPKDNTPGCTTEAMNFRDQYDAFEAADAVVFGISRDSLKSHENFKAKLELPFELLSDADEAVCALFDTIKMKKMYGKDVRGVERSTFLIDRKGVLRQEWRGVKVPNHVDEVLGAVRAL; encoded by the coding sequence ATGCCCGTCACGCTCGACCAGCCTCTCCCCGACTTCTCCGCGCCAGCCACCAGCGGCCTCACGTTCTCGCTGGCCGGGCAGCGCGGCAAGGTCGTGGTGCTGTATTTCTACCCGAAGGACAACACGCCCGGCTGCACCACCGAGGCCATGAACTTCCGTGACCAGTACGACGCATTCGAGGCCGCCGATGCCGTGGTGTTCGGCATCTCCCGCGACAGCCTGAAGTCGCACGAGAACTTCAAGGCCAAGCTGGAACTGCCCTTCGAGCTGCTCTCCGATGCCGACGAGGCGGTCTGCGCGCTCTTCGACACCATCAAGATGAAAAAGATGTACGGCAAGGACGTCCGGGGTGTCGAGCGCAGCACCTTCCTGATCGACCGCAAGGGCGTACTGCGCCAGGAATGGCGCGGCGTCAAGGTGCCCAACCACGTGGACGAAGTGCTGGGGGCGGTCCGCGCGCTGTAG
- a CDS encoding 4-deoxy-4-formamido-L-arabinose-phosphoundecaprenol deformylase, with product MALIVLKIDVDTLRGTREGVPNLVRMLRAHEAGATFLFSLGPDHTGWALRRAFRPGFLKKVSRTSVVEHYGLRTLMYGVLLPGPDIGRKAAAEMRAVAEAGFETGIHTWDHVRWQDNVRQRDAAWTARQMGAAHARFVQVFGKPPVTHGAAGWQMNDHAFRQIDAWGMAYASDGRGTHPYIPSIDGQPLKHVQLPTTLPTLDELIGVDGLTTDTVAGHLLKMTASDRDQVFTLHAELEGQKLAPIFEELLRGWRAQGHRLASMGDYHATLDHGTLPVQPVTWGEIPGRSGSLIVQPA from the coding sequence ATGGCCCTCATCGTCCTCAAGATCGACGTCGACACCCTGCGCGGCACGCGCGAAGGCGTGCCCAACCTCGTCCGCATGCTGCGCGCGCACGAGGCGGGCGCGACCTTCCTGTTCAGCCTGGGACCCGACCACACCGGCTGGGCCCTGCGCCGGGCCTTCCGCCCCGGCTTCCTGAAGAAGGTCTCGCGCACCTCCGTGGTCGAGCACTACGGCCTGCGCACGCTGATGTACGGCGTGCTCCTGCCCGGCCCCGACATCGGCCGCAAGGCCGCCGCCGAGATGCGCGCGGTTGCCGAGGCAGGCTTCGAGACCGGCATCCACACCTGGGATCACGTCCGCTGGCAGGACAACGTCCGCCAGCGCGACGCCGCCTGGACGGCCCGCCAGATGGGTGCCGCCCATGCGCGCTTCGTGCAGGTCTTCGGCAAGCCGCCGGTCACGCACGGCGCCGCCGGCTGGCAGATGAACGACCACGCCTTCCGCCAGATCGACGCCTGGGGCATGGCATACGCTTCCGACGGCCGCGGCACGCATCCGTATATCCCGAGCATCGACGGCCAGCCGCTCAAGCATGTGCAGTTGCCGACCACCCTGCCGACGCTGGACGAACTCATCGGCGTGGATGGCCTGACGACGGACACCGTCGCCGGCCACCTCCTCAAGATGACGGCATCCGACCGCGACCAGGTATTTACCTTGCATGCGGAGCTTGAAGGGCAGAAACTCGCCCCGATCTTCGAAGAACTGCTGCGAGGCTGGCGTGCCCAGGGCCATCGGCTGGCGTCGATGGGCGACTACCACGCGACGCTGGACCACGGCACGCTCCCCGTGCAACCCGTCACGTGGGGCGAAATTCCGGGCCGCAGCGGCAGCCTGATCGTGCAACCGGCCTGA
- a CDS encoding bifunctional UDP-4-keto-pentose/UDP-xylose synthase, which yields MKKVLILGVNGFIGHHLSKRILESTDPEISQWEVYGMDMQTERLGDLVNHPRMHFFEGDITINKEWVEYHVRKCDVILPLVAIATPSTYVKAPLRVFELDFEANLPIVRSAAKYGKHLVFPSTSEVYGMCGDDEFDPEASPLVYGPINKPRWIYACSKQLMDRVIWGYGMEGLNFTLFRPFNWIGPGLDSIHTPKEGSSRVVTQFLGHIVRGENIQLVDGGQQKRAFTYVDDGIDALVRIIANKDGVASGKIYNIGNPSNNYSVRELAEMMLKKAGTIAEYKENAQKVKLVETTSGAYYGKGYQDVQNRVPKIANTMEELGWKPTTTMEDTLANIFEAYREHAAEARSLVD from the coding sequence ATGAAGAAAGTACTGATCCTCGGCGTCAACGGCTTTATCGGCCACCACCTGTCCAAGCGCATCCTGGAGAGCACGGACCCGGAAATCTCCCAGTGGGAGGTCTATGGCATGGACATGCAGACCGAGCGCCTGGGCGATCTGGTCAACCATCCGCGCATGCACTTCTTTGAAGGCGACATCACCATCAACAAGGAGTGGGTGGAATACCACGTGCGCAAGTGCGACGTGATCCTGCCGCTGGTGGCCATCGCCACGCCGTCGACCTACGTCAAGGCGCCGCTGCGCGTGTTCGAGCTGGACTTCGAGGCCAACCTGCCGATCGTCCGCTCCGCCGCCAAGTACGGCAAGCATCTGGTGTTCCCGTCGACCTCCGAGGTCTACGGCATGTGCGGCGACGACGAATTCGACCCGGAAGCCTCGCCGCTGGTCTACGGCCCGATCAACAAGCCGCGCTGGATCTACGCCTGCTCCAAGCAGCTGATGGACCGCGTGATCTGGGGCTACGGCATGGAAGGCCTGAACTTCACGCTGTTCCGCCCGTTCAACTGGATCGGCCCGGGCCTGGACTCGATCCACACCCCGAAGGAAGGCTCGTCGCGCGTGGTCACGCAGTTCCTCGGCCACATCGTGCGCGGCGAGAACATCCAGCTGGTCGACGGCGGCCAGCAAAAGCGCGCCTTCACCTATGTCGATGACGGCATCGACGCGCTGGTGCGCATCATCGCCAACAAGGACGGCGTCGCCTCGGGCAAGATCTACAACATCGGCAACCCGTCGAACAACTACTCGGTGCGCGAACTGGCCGAGATGATGCTGAAGAAGGCCGGCACCATCGCCGAGTACAAGGAAAACGCCCAGAAGGTCAAGCTGGTGGAAACGACCTCGGGCGCCTACTACGGCAAGGGCTACCAGGACGTGCAGAACCGCGTGCCGAAGATCGCCAACACCATGGAAGAACTCGGCTGGAAGCCGACCACCACCATGGAAGACACCCTGGCGAACATCTTCGAAGCCTACCGCGAGCACGCCGCCGAGGCGCGCAGCCTGGTCGACTGA